The Myxocyprinus asiaticus isolate MX2 ecotype Aquarium Trade chromosome 31, UBuf_Myxa_2, whole genome shotgun sequence genome has a segment encoding these proteins:
- the cysltr2b gene encoding cysteinyl leukotriene receptor 2 isoform X2, whose protein sequence is MDWYQEKYCRIHQPNHEPDNFVEHLKQLLHHLWKRKMMFSPVNILMLNLLVSDLMLVCSLPLRAAYYLMDSHWVFGDITCRIMSYVLYINMYGSVYFLMVLSVVRFVAIVKPFRYIHWQSSQRAWIICFIIWLIVSVASIPLLRAGTYQDKFGKTRCLELDSSVLKTIIVLNRSVMFLAFVLPFAVISVCYIYAAFYLLKLRKARPNQRSQLNHKKSCSLVIIVLLIFLICFMPYHVVRTLFLEAEMDVTKNGYGGSCHYIKRLREAAVITHCLASGNSCLDPLLFLFAGENFMNFWRQNMPRRQSCIIEQNVKVSEKIQTAFI, encoded by the exons AATTCACCAACCCAACCATGAACCAGACAACTTTGTGGAACACCTCAAACAACTGCTCCATCA CTTATGGAAAAGAAAGATGATGTTTTCTCCAGTCAACATCCTCATGCTCAATCTCTTAGTGTCAGATCTGATGCTGGTGTGCTCTCTGCCACTCCGAGCCGCCTACTATCTCATGGATTCCCACTGGGTCTTTGGAGACATCACCTGCCGGATCATGTCCTACGTCCTATACATTAACATGTACGGCAGCGTTTACTTCCTAATGGTTCTGAGCGTGGTTCGCTTCGTGGCCATCGTTAAACCGTTCAGATACATACACTGGCAAAGTTCTCAGAGGGCATGGATAATATGCTTCATTATCTGGTTGATTGTGTCAGTGGCCTCCATCCCGCTTCTTAGAGCAGGAACTTATCAGGACAAGTTTGGAAAGACAAGATGCCTGGAATTGGACTCATCTGTGCTTAAGACCATTATCGTATTGAATCGGAGTGTCATGTTTTTGGCTTTTGTGTTGCCCTTCGCGGTCATCTCAGTATGTTACATTTATGCAGCCTTCTACTTGCTAAAGCTAAGGAAGGCCAGGCCAAATCAAAGATCTCAATTAAATCACAAGAAGTCTTGCTCTCTTGTGATCATCGTGCTTCTCATTTTTCTCATATGCTTCATGCCGTATCATGTAGTCCGGACTCTCTTTTTGGAGGCTGAGATGGATGTTACAAAGAATGGCTATGGTGGGtcctgtcattacattaaacGTTTGAGAGAGGCAGCTGTCATTACGCACTGTCTAGCTTCAGGAAACAGTTGCCTGGATCCATTGCTCTTCTTATTCGCAGGGGAAAACTTCATGAACTTTTGGCGTCAAAATATGCCGAGACGCCAGAGTTGTATAATAgagcagaatgtgaaagtgtcgGAGAAGATACAGACAGCGTTCATATAG
- the cysltr2b gene encoding cysteinyl leukotriene receptor 2 isoform X1 produces the protein MNQTTLWNTSNNCSISEFKHSVYPAAYLFILTFGLIGNLISLFFFVSLWKRKMMFSPVNILMLNLLVSDLMLVCSLPLRAAYYLMDSHWVFGDITCRIMSYVLYINMYGSVYFLMVLSVVRFVAIVKPFRYIHWQSSQRAWIICFIIWLIVSVASIPLLRAGTYQDKFGKTRCLELDSSVLKTIIVLNRSVMFLAFVLPFAVISVCYIYAAFYLLKLRKARPNQRSQLNHKKSCSLVIIVLLIFLICFMPYHVVRTLFLEAEMDVTKNGYGGSCHYIKRLREAAVITHCLASGNSCLDPLLFLFAGENFMNFWRQNMPRRQSCIIEQNVKVSEKIQTAFI, from the coding sequence ATGAACCAGACAACTTTGTGGAACACCTCAAACAACTGCTCCATCAGTGAGTTCAAGCATAGCGTCTATCCAGCTGCTTATCTGTTCATCCTCACCTTTGGGCTTATTGGCAACCTCATATCTCTGTTCTTTTTCGTTAGCTTATGGAAAAGAAAGATGATGTTTTCTCCAGTCAACATCCTCATGCTCAATCTCTTAGTGTCAGATCTGATGCTGGTGTGCTCTCTGCCACTCCGAGCCGCCTACTATCTCATGGATTCCCACTGGGTCTTTGGAGACATCACCTGCCGGATCATGTCCTACGTCCTATACATTAACATGTACGGCAGCGTTTACTTCCTAATGGTTCTGAGCGTGGTTCGCTTCGTGGCCATCGTTAAACCGTTCAGATACATACACTGGCAAAGTTCTCAGAGGGCATGGATAATATGCTTCATTATCTGGTTGATTGTGTCAGTGGCCTCCATCCCGCTTCTTAGAGCAGGAACTTATCAGGACAAGTTTGGAAAGACAAGATGCCTGGAATTGGACTCATCTGTGCTTAAGACCATTATCGTATTGAATCGGAGTGTCATGTTTTTGGCTTTTGTGTTGCCCTTCGCGGTCATCTCAGTATGTTACATTTATGCAGCCTTCTACTTGCTAAAGCTAAGGAAGGCCAGGCCAAATCAAAGATCTCAATTAAATCACAAGAAGTCTTGCTCTCTTGTGATCATCGTGCTTCTCATTTTTCTCATATGCTTCATGCCGTATCATGTAGTCCGGACTCTCTTTTTGGAGGCTGAGATGGATGTTACAAAGAATGGCTATGGTGGGtcctgtcattacattaaacGTTTGAGAGAGGCAGCTGTCATTACGCACTGTCTAGCTTCAGGAAACAGTTGCCTGGATCCATTGCTCTTCTTATTCGCAGGGGAAAACTTCATGAACTTTTGGCGTCAAAATATGCCGAGACGCCAGAGTTGTATAATAgagcagaatgtgaaagtgtcgGAGAAGATACAGACAGCGTTCATATAG
- the cysltr2b gene encoding cysteinyl leukotriene receptor 2 isoform X3: MMFSPVNILMLNLLVSDLMLVCSLPLRAAYYLMDSHWVFGDITCRIMSYVLYINMYGSVYFLMVLSVVRFVAIVKPFRYIHWQSSQRAWIICFIIWLIVSVASIPLLRAGTYQDKFGKTRCLELDSSVLKTIIVLNRSVMFLAFVLPFAVISVCYIYAAFYLLKLRKARPNQRSQLNHKKSCSLVIIVLLIFLICFMPYHVVRTLFLEAEMDVTKNGYGGSCHYIKRLREAAVITHCLASGNSCLDPLLFLFAGENFMNFWRQNMPRRQSCIIEQNVKVSEKIQTAFI; the protein is encoded by the coding sequence ATGATGTTTTCTCCAGTCAACATCCTCATGCTCAATCTCTTAGTGTCAGATCTGATGCTGGTGTGCTCTCTGCCACTCCGAGCCGCCTACTATCTCATGGATTCCCACTGGGTCTTTGGAGACATCACCTGCCGGATCATGTCCTACGTCCTATACATTAACATGTACGGCAGCGTTTACTTCCTAATGGTTCTGAGCGTGGTTCGCTTCGTGGCCATCGTTAAACCGTTCAGATACATACACTGGCAAAGTTCTCAGAGGGCATGGATAATATGCTTCATTATCTGGTTGATTGTGTCAGTGGCCTCCATCCCGCTTCTTAGAGCAGGAACTTATCAGGACAAGTTTGGAAAGACAAGATGCCTGGAATTGGACTCATCTGTGCTTAAGACCATTATCGTATTGAATCGGAGTGTCATGTTTTTGGCTTTTGTGTTGCCCTTCGCGGTCATCTCAGTATGTTACATTTATGCAGCCTTCTACTTGCTAAAGCTAAGGAAGGCCAGGCCAAATCAAAGATCTCAATTAAATCACAAGAAGTCTTGCTCTCTTGTGATCATCGTGCTTCTCATTTTTCTCATATGCTTCATGCCGTATCATGTAGTCCGGACTCTCTTTTTGGAGGCTGAGATGGATGTTACAAAGAATGGCTATGGTGGGtcctgtcattacattaaacGTTTGAGAGAGGCAGCTGTCATTACGCACTGTCTAGCTTCAGGAAACAGTTGCCTGGATCCATTGCTCTTCTTATTCGCAGGGGAAAACTTCATGAACTTTTGGCGTCAAAATATGCCGAGACGCCAGAGTTGTATAATAgagcagaatgtgaaagtgtcgGAGAAGATACAGACAGCGTTCATATAG